DNA from Nitriliruptor alkaliphilus DSM 45188:
TCCGACACGGCGGCGTCCGACGCGGCCACGTCCGACGCGGCGACGTCCAGCGCAGCGGCGATCTCCGAGCCGAGCGGCGACGGTGCGGGGGACGAAGGTGGCTCGACCGCGGCCGCGCTCGTCGCGCGTCGGCGCGGCGGCCCGACCGGTGGTGCTCGCGACCGCGGTGGACGCGGTGGACGCGGCGGCGAGGACCGCGACGACCGCGACGACCGTGGCCGCGACGGACGCGATCGCGACGACCGGCCTCGTGCCGAGTATGACCGCGCCAGGTCGGGGCGCGACCAGGACCAGCCGAGCGGTGGACGCGGCCCCGATCGCGAGCAGCCGCGTGCAGACCGCGACCAGGAACGCGGCGACCGTCCGAGCGGGAGCGACCGCGACGACCGTGGCGAGGACGACGACGGCGACGACTCCGACGGCGCCCGCAACCGCGCCAAGCGCGAGCGCCGGCGCAAGAACCGTGGCCAGGGCGCGGGCCAGCCCGGCGGTCAGCACGAGAACCTCGACGAGGCCGAGGTCCGCGAGGGCATCCTGGACCTGCTCCCCGAGGGGTACGGCTTCCTCCGCGTGACCAGCTACCTCTCCGGTCCGAAGGACGTCTACGTCTCGCAGTCGTTCGTGCGCCGCTACGACCTGCGCCGGGGTGACCGCGTGGCCGGACCGATCCGGCGCAACCGGAACAACGACAAGTTCCCCGCGCTCGGCCGGGTCGACAGCATCGAGGGTGAGGCCGTCGCCGAGCTCGAGGGCCGCGCCAAGCGCGCCGAGTTCAAGGACCTCACCCCCCTGTTCCCGACCGAGCGGCTGCGCCTCGCCGGTGGCGAGAACGCCACGATGGCGATGCGCCTCGTCGACATGCTGGCACCGATCGGCAAGGGGCAGCGCGGCCTGATCGTCTCGCCTCCGAAGGCCGGCAAGACCACGATCCTCAAGCAGCTCGCGGCCGCGATCGAGGCCTCGGACCCCGACCTCGAGCTGATGGTCGTCCTCGTCGACGAGCGTCCCGAGGAGGTCACCGACTTCCAGCGCTCCACCGACGGCGAGGTCATCTCCTCGACCTTCGACCGGCCCGCCGAGGACCACACCCAGGTCGCCGAGCTGACCATCGAGCGGGCCAAGCGTCTCGCCGAGCGCGGCAAGGACGTGGTCATCCTCCTCGACTCGATCACGCGGCTCGGCCGGGCCTACAACCAGACCGCGCCGACCTCGGGCCGGATCATGTCCGGTGGCATGGACTCGGCCGCTCTCTACCCGCCGAAGCGGTTCTTCGGGGCGGCCCGCAACATCGAGGAGGGCGGATCGCTGACCATCATCGCGACCGCGCTGATCGAGACCGGCTCGAAGATGGACGAGGTGATCTTCGAGGAGTTCAAGGGCACGGGCAACATGGAGCTGCGCCTCGACCGCCGCATGGAGCAGAAGCGCATCTTCCCGGCGATCGACATCCAGGCCTCCGGCACGCGCCGCGAGGAGCTGCTGCTGCCCCAGGAGCAGATCGACACCATCTGGAAGCTGCGTCGCCTCCTGGCCACGATGGACACCGAGGCGTCCCTGCACCTGCTGATCGACAAGCTCAAGGCCGCCAAGACCAACGAGCAGTTCCTCCAGCTGATCAGCAAGTCCAACCTCCAGTGACCCGCCCCGTCCCACGCGGGCACCGACCCGGTGGGCGTGGTTGACGCCTCGGTCACCCCGAGAGAATGCGCGTATCCGCGTGTTCTCTCGGTCGTCGCCGAGCCGCGGGCGTCGGCCGGCTCCGTGAACGCGCGTATCCGCGGGTTCGCTAGGGGTAGCTGGGGCCGGGGGCTGGCCCCGGCTCCGTGAACGCG
Protein-coding regions in this window:
- the rho gene encoding transcription termination factor Rho; protein product: MDRTLLERKALAELRQIAGALELRGYQRMKKADLVDLIIGAGGGGNGEPSGDGDDTAASDTAASDTAASDAATSDAATSSAAAISEPSGDGAGDEGGSTAAALVARRRGGPTGGARDRGGRGGRGGEDRDDRDDRGRDGRDRDDRPRAEYDRARSGRDQDQPSGGRGPDREQPRADRDQERGDRPSGSDRDDRGEDDDGDDSDGARNRAKRERRRKNRGQGAGQPGGQHENLDEAEVREGILDLLPEGYGFLRVTSYLSGPKDVYVSQSFVRRYDLRRGDRVAGPIRRNRNNDKFPALGRVDSIEGEAVAELEGRAKRAEFKDLTPLFPTERLRLAGGENATMAMRLVDMLAPIGKGQRGLIVSPPKAGKTTILKQLAAAIEASDPDLELMVVLVDERPEEVTDFQRSTDGEVISSTFDRPAEDHTQVAELTIERAKRLAERGKDVVILLDSITRLGRAYNQTAPTSGRIMSGGMDSAALYPPKRFFGAARNIEEGGSLTIIATALIETGSKMDEVIFEEFKGTGNMELRLDRRMEQKRIFPAIDIQASGTRREELLLPQEQIDTIWKLRRLLATMDTEASLHLLIDKLKAAKTNEQFLQLISKSNLQ